The following coding sequences are from one Paraburkholderia caballeronis window:
- a CDS encoding DAK2 domain-containing protein: protein MSVSADQLRAWLIHALEAMPAHEDALRDLDAALGDGDLGITVRKGSAAVVDAFAALPPGATITEMLLAAGKAFSTANPSTFAALVGGGLIAGAKAAAGKDALGKADALAIGRAIAARIADRGKAVPGDKTVLDALGPSLDALEASDGDTATLLAAMIETASRQVSETAALQSRRGRAAWVQERSIGHADPGATAYLLFLQALRGTMGAV, encoded by the coding sequence ATGAGCGTATCGGCCGATCAACTGCGCGCGTGGCTGATCCACGCGCTCGAAGCGATGCCCGCGCACGAGGATGCGCTGCGCGACCTCGACGCCGCGCTCGGCGACGGCGACCTCGGGATCACCGTGCGCAAGGGCTCGGCGGCGGTCGTCGATGCGTTCGCGGCGCTGCCGCCCGGCGCGACGATCACCGAGATGCTGCTCGCGGCGGGCAAGGCGTTCTCGACCGCGAATCCGTCGACGTTCGCGGCGCTCGTCGGCGGCGGGCTGATCGCCGGCGCGAAGGCGGCGGCGGGCAAGGACGCGCTCGGCAAGGCGGATGCGCTCGCGATCGGCCGCGCGATCGCCGCGCGGATCGCGGATCGCGGCAAGGCGGTGCCGGGCGACAAGACGGTGCTCGATGCGCTGGGGCCTAGCCTCGATGCGCTGGAGGCGTCGGATGGCGATACCGCGACGCTGCTCGCGGCGATGATCGAGACCGCGTCGCGGCAGGTCAGCGAGACGGCCGCGCTGCAATCGCGGCGCGGGCGCGCGGCGTGGGTGCAGGAGCGCAGCATCGGCCACGCGGACCCGGGGGCGACGGCTTATCTGCTGTTTCTGCAGGCCTTGCGCGGGACGATGGGGGCGGTGTGA
- a CDS encoding FMN-dependent NADH-azoreductase: MTTLLHIEASPRKTRSASIEVARGFIERFRAARPDTEVTTLDLWSGALPEFGAEALDAKYAGLAGAPLTPAQENAWRTLRELAAHLHRADVIVLSVPLWNFGIPYKLKQFIDLVSQKDILFTFDPARGLAGMLNGKTAVAVYARGLDYDAQSASGTPAAEFDLQRPYVEKWLKFIGVADVHAIVVQKTLFGPDVDHGAREAAADEARELAGRIAQRRGG; this comes from the coding sequence ATGACCACTCTCCTGCATATCGAGGCGTCGCCGCGCAAGACGCGCTCGGCGTCGATCGAAGTCGCGCGCGGTTTCATCGAGCGTTTTCGCGCCGCGCGGCCGGACACCGAAGTGACGACGCTCGACCTGTGGAGCGGCGCGCTGCCCGAGTTCGGCGCGGAGGCGCTCGACGCGAAATACGCAGGGCTCGCCGGCGCGCCGCTGACGCCGGCCCAGGAAAACGCGTGGCGCACGCTGCGCGAACTGGCCGCGCATCTGCATCGCGCGGACGTGATCGTGCTGTCAGTGCCGCTGTGGAACTTCGGGATTCCGTACAAGCTGAAGCAGTTCATCGACCTCGTGTCGCAGAAGGACATCCTGTTCACGTTCGATCCGGCGCGCGGACTCGCAGGGATGCTGAACGGCAAGACGGCGGTGGCCGTTTATGCGCGCGGGCTCGATTACGACGCGCAGTCGGCGTCCGGCACGCCGGCCGCGGAATTCGACTTGCAGCGGCCGTATGTGGAGAAGTGGCTGAAGTTCATCGGCGTGGCCGACGTGCACGCGATCGTCGTGCAGAAAACGCTGTTCGGGCCGGACGTCGATCACGGCGCGAGGGAGGCGGCGGCGGACGAGGCGCGGGAGTTGGCGGGGCGGATTGCGCAGCGGCGTGGAGGGTGA
- a CDS encoding sugar ABC transporter substrate-binding protein — protein MALSSAGFDGWSRVGASAATLVLCAAAVLSGCSKSESPSSGASASGASAASAPEAAASAPAATAAAAPASPAAPAGGKLKVGFSIATLNNAFFVGLKSGVERGAKEQGFDLVQTNANGDAQQQVNDAMNLLSQGVNALVLNPIDSKAIIPAVQKANQMNVAVFMLDRGSDGGTVTSFVASDNVALGRAGAQWIAVQLKQRYGSEKGNVVDLIGLVGTTAATDREKGFSEEIAKYPDIKVVARQEGGFDQEKSLNAMTNILQKYPQIDAVFGANDDNTVGAEKAIDNAGRYHPPGDNAHILVIGADGTAQALSAIRAGKQDATISQNPIGMAAKAMSFITDHAANKDVPANYAWPTHLIDKSNIDSDETKQYGLWSLEVSQ, from the coding sequence TGCTCGAAGAGCGAATCGCCGTCGTCGGGCGCGAGCGCGTCGGGGGCATCCGCGGCGAGCGCGCCCGAAGCCGCAGCGAGCGCGCCGGCAGCGACGGCCGCCGCCGCGCCCGCGTCGCCGGCCGCGCCGGCGGGCGGCAAGCTGAAGGTCGGCTTCTCGATCGCGACACTGAACAACGCGTTTTTCGTCGGGCTGAAGTCCGGCGTCGAGCGCGGCGCGAAGGAGCAGGGTTTCGACCTCGTGCAGACGAACGCAAACGGCGACGCGCAGCAGCAGGTGAACGACGCGATGAACCTGTTGAGCCAGGGGGTGAACGCGCTGGTGCTGAATCCGATCGACTCGAAGGCGATCATCCCGGCCGTGCAGAAGGCGAACCAGATGAACGTGGCGGTGTTCATGCTCGATCGCGGCTCGGACGGCGGCACGGTCACGTCGTTCGTCGCGTCGGACAACGTCGCGCTCGGCCGCGCCGGCGCGCAGTGGATCGCGGTGCAGCTCAAGCAGCGTTACGGCAGCGAGAAGGGCAACGTGGTGGACCTGATCGGCCTCGTCGGCACGACCGCCGCGACCGACCGCGAAAAGGGCTTCAGCGAGGAGATCGCGAAGTATCCGGACATCAAGGTGGTGGCGCGGCAGGAAGGCGGCTTCGATCAGGAGAAGTCGCTGAACGCGATGACGAACATCCTGCAGAAATATCCGCAGATCGACGCGGTATTCGGCGCGAACGACGACAACACGGTCGGCGCGGAGAAGGCGATCGACAACGCGGGCCGCTACCACCCGCCCGGCGACAACGCGCACATCCTCGTGATCGGCGCGGACGGCACGGCGCAGGCGCTGTCCGCGATCCGCGCAGGCAAGCAGGACGCGACGATCTCGCAGAACCCGATCGGGATGGCCGCGAAGGCGATGAGCTTCATCACCGACCACGCGGCGAACAAGGACGTCCCCGCGAACTACGCGTGGCCGACGCACCTGATCGACAAGTCGAACATCGATTCGGACGAGACGAAGCAGTACGGTCTCTGGTCGCTCGAAGTGAGCCAGTAG
- a CDS encoding ABC transporter permease yields MTSTTANRRQETESLQRRFVRQLRSGLGPLIAALVLICIALSVASPEFLTTSTLTNIMVQVSVVGIAAVGGTFVIITSGIDLSVGSLVALTGMVAAAAMAGSPAGAIGLGVAGLAIALAVGAFVGALNGLAVAWLRLVPFIVTLAMMAMARGLTLAISDGRTKFDFPNVFTAFGAKTLAGLPAPMLVMLAVFIAGHVLLRKTPFGHQVYAVGGNKEAARLAGIPVNRVIFLTYTLAGITAAIAGIVLAGRLNSALPSAANGLELQVIAGIVIGGTSLAGGRGSIVGTFIGVVLIGVINVGLSLLGVNPFWTQFIQGGVIFAAVLLDALSQRRKH; encoded by the coding sequence ATGACGTCGACCACTGCGAACCGCCGCCAGGAAACCGAATCGCTGCAACGGCGCTTCGTGCGCCAGTTGCGCAGCGGGCTCGGGCCGCTGATCGCCGCGCTGGTGCTGATCTGCATCGCGCTGTCGGTCGCGTCGCCGGAGTTCCTGACGACCAGCACGCTCACCAACATCATGGTGCAGGTGTCCGTCGTCGGCATCGCGGCGGTCGGCGGCACGTTCGTCATCATCACGTCGGGCATCGACCTGTCGGTCGGCTCGCTCGTCGCGCTGACCGGCATGGTCGCCGCCGCCGCGATGGCCGGTTCGCCCGCTGGCGCGATCGGCTTGGGCGTCGCGGGCCTCGCGATCGCGCTCGCGGTCGGCGCGTTCGTCGGCGCGTTGAACGGGCTCGCGGTCGCGTGGCTGCGGCTCGTGCCGTTCATCGTCACGCTCGCGATGATGGCGATGGCGCGCGGCCTCACGCTCGCGATCTCGGACGGCCGCACGAAGTTCGACTTCCCGAACGTGTTCACCGCGTTCGGCGCGAAGACGCTCGCCGGGTTGCCCGCGCCGATGCTCGTGATGCTCGCGGTGTTCATCGCGGGCCACGTGCTGCTGCGCAAGACGCCGTTCGGGCATCAGGTCTACGCGGTCGGCGGCAACAAGGAGGCCGCGCGGCTCGCGGGCATTCCGGTGAACCGCGTGATCTTCCTCACGTACACGCTCGCTGGAATCACCGCCGCGATCGCGGGCATCGTGCTCGCCGGGCGGCTCAATTCCGCGCTGCCGTCGGCCGCGAACGGGCTGGAATTGCAGGTGATCGCGGGGATCGTGATCGGCGGCACGTCGCTCGCGGGCGGGCGCGGCTCGATCGTCGGCACGTTCATCGGCGTCGTGCTGATCGGCGTCATCAACGTCGGGTTGTCGCTGCTCGGCGTGAACCCGTTCTGGACGCAGTTCATCCAGGGCGGCGTGATTTTCGCGGCCGTGCTGCTCGACGCGCTGAGCCAGCGGCGCAAGCATTGA
- a CDS encoding dihydroxyacetone kinase subunit DhaK, with product MKKIINHPDHFVDEMIDALLLAHPGWVKAVTADRRALVRADGSRDGKVGIVTGGGSGHLPGFLGYVGRGLASGVAVGNVFSSPSSEQIYEATKAVNGGAGVLYLYGNYGGDVFNFDLAADLAEADGIDTRTVLVSDDVASAPAERRQERRGVAGMVFGFKCAGAAAERGDSLDDVARIAAKANGATRTMGVGLSPTILPAAGKPTFTLPDGEMEIGIGIHGEPGTHRGKLESADAIADRLAGEVLRDLGAPARSRVALLVNGLGATPLEELYLLYRRAAGAIAAAGLTVARSYVGEYVTSLEMAGASITAMLLDDELETLLEAPARSPFWREGWPTAGGVQ from the coding sequence GTGAAGAAGATCATCAACCATCCCGATCATTTCGTCGATGAAATGATCGACGCGCTGCTGCTCGCCCATCCGGGCTGGGTGAAGGCGGTGACGGCCGACCGCCGCGCGCTGGTGCGCGCGGACGGTTCGCGCGACGGCAAGGTCGGCATCGTGACGGGCGGCGGCTCGGGTCATCTGCCGGGTTTTCTCGGCTACGTCGGGCGCGGACTCGCGAGCGGCGTCGCGGTCGGCAACGTGTTCTCGTCGCCGTCGTCCGAGCAGATCTACGAAGCGACGAAGGCCGTGAACGGCGGCGCGGGCGTGCTGTACCTGTACGGCAACTACGGCGGCGACGTGTTCAACTTCGACCTGGCGGCGGACCTCGCGGAAGCGGACGGCATCGACACGCGCACCGTGCTCGTCAGCGACGACGTCGCGTCCGCGCCGGCCGAGCGCCGGCAGGAGCGGCGCGGCGTGGCTGGCATGGTGTTCGGCTTCAAGTGCGCGGGCGCGGCGGCCGAACGCGGCGATTCGCTCGACGACGTCGCGCGGATCGCCGCGAAGGCGAACGGCGCGACGCGCACGATGGGCGTCGGCCTGTCGCCGACGATCCTGCCGGCCGCCGGCAAGCCGACCTTCACGCTGCCGGACGGCGAGATGGAGATCGGCATCGGCATTCACGGCGAGCCCGGCACGCATCGCGGCAAGCTCGAAAGCGCGGACGCGATCGCGGACCGGCTCGCGGGCGAAGTGCTGCGCGACCTCGGCGCGCCCGCGCGCTCGCGCGTCGCGCTGCTCGTCAACGGGCTCGGCGCGACGCCGCTCGAAGAACTGTATCTGCTGTACCGGCGCGCGGCGGGCGCGATCGCGGCGGCGGGCCTGACGGTCGCGCGGTCGTACGTCGGCGAATACGTGACGAGCCTCGAAATGGCGGGTGCGTCGATCACCGCGATGCTGCTCGACGACGAACTCGAAACGCTGCTCGAAGCGCCGGCCCGCTCGCCGTTCTGGCGCGAAGGATGGCCGACCGCTGGAGGCGTGCAATGA
- a CDS encoding LysR substrate-binding domain-containing protein, which yields MLDPLLLRTFVAVVDEDGFGRAAARLHLTQSAVSGHLRRLEDQLGKPLIRRTTRSLELTPDGERLIAYARAILALSRDALADLTRTPFRGRLRIGVSEDFADLRTMGVLHAFASRHPDVGIDVQMGIPGALLPLLRAGSLDMVIGSHCEANEPGRLLWREPLVWAAAAHASAVLPAPLPLALFPEPCPYREAALARLAQAGRAQRIAMVCTSNASLAAAVLSGFAIAPLPASQLRGGMVALRGDSGLPPLPDAEFRLFVSAHGDAAMLGALADAIEERSGLRAADRAREPRM from the coding sequence ATGCTCGATCCGCTGCTGTTGCGCACGTTCGTCGCGGTCGTCGACGAGGACGGTTTCGGCCGCGCGGCCGCCCGGCTGCATCTGACGCAGTCGGCGGTCAGCGGCCATCTGCGGCGGCTCGAAGACCAGCTCGGCAAGCCGCTGATCCGCCGCACCACGCGCTCGCTCGAACTGACGCCCGACGGCGAGCGGCTGATCGCGTATGCGCGCGCGATCCTCGCGCTGAGCCGCGACGCGCTCGCGGACCTGACGCGCACGCCGTTTCGCGGCCGGCTGCGGATCGGCGTGTCCGAGGACTTCGCGGACCTGCGGACGATGGGCGTGCTGCATGCGTTCGCGTCGCGCCACCCGGACGTCGGGATCGACGTGCAGATGGGCATTCCGGGCGCGCTGCTGCCGCTGTTGCGCGCGGGCAGCCTCGACATGGTGATCGGCTCGCATTGCGAGGCGAACGAGCCGGGGCGGCTGTTATGGCGCGAGCCGCTGGTATGGGCCGCCGCCGCGCACGCGAGCGCGGTGCTGCCCGCGCCGCTGCCGCTCGCGCTGTTTCCGGAGCCGTGTCCGTATCGCGAGGCGGCGCTCGCCCGGCTCGCGCAGGCCGGCCGCGCGCAGCGCATCGCGATGGTCTGCACGAGCAATGCGAGCCTCGCGGCGGCGGTGCTGTCCGGTTTCGCGATCGCGCCGCTGCCCGCGAGCCAGTTGCGCGGCGGGATGGTCGCGCTGCGCGGCGACAGCGGGCTGCCGCCGCTGCCGGATGCGGAGTTCAGGCTGTTCGTGTCCGCGCATGGCGACGCGGCGATGCTCGGCGCGCTTGCCGATGCGATCGAGGAGAGAAGCGGGCTGCGCGCGGCGGATCGAGCGCGCGAGCCGCGCATGTAA
- a CDS encoding proline dehydrogenase family protein, which produces MRSFFWGQPLHARITRHIKHADERTPRLAAFTLSIATLNLHVRSRLASFEIALKTLDLFAEAEASKADVGVALQAYLTRTYGDIASLRHRRSRVRICKGIDAEESVHLVDGASTDRSAINGHFVRHVSGALQAGSFVGMATHDEALIDSLITLIRREQIEPNRFEFQMLPGVCEPLRERLRSMGFPVRVYVPYGRDWYGYSTRRIRENPRIAGYVIRARCLACLAVADITRAALWEASLSRAASFPLREPQRTFNVLKSECQPCVNPLRQQ; this is translated from the coding sequence TTGCGGTCGTTTTTTTGGGGGCAGCCGCTCCATGCCAGGATCACCCGACACATAAAACACGCCGACGAGCGGACACCCCGTCTTGCGGCTTTTACTCTTTCAATCGCTACGCTCAATCTGCATGTACGCAGCCGCCTCGCCTCCTTCGAAATCGCGCTGAAAACCCTCGACCTGTTCGCGGAAGCCGAAGCGTCGAAGGCCGACGTCGGCGTCGCGTTGCAGGCGTATCTGACACGCACTTACGGCGACATCGCATCGCTTCGGCATCGGCGGAGTCGGGTGCGAATCTGCAAAGGCATTGATGCCGAGGAAAGCGTCCATCTCGTGGACGGCGCATCCACGGATCGCAGTGCGATCAACGGGCACTTCGTGCGGCATGTGTCGGGCGCGCTGCAAGCCGGATCGTTCGTCGGAATGGCCACGCACGATGAAGCATTGATCGACTCGCTGATTACGCTGATCCGGCGCGAGCAGATCGAGCCGAACCGTTTCGAGTTTCAGATGCTTCCCGGCGTATGCGAGCCGTTGCGGGAGCGTTTGCGTTCGATGGGTTTCCCCGTGCGCGTCTATGTTCCATACGGTCGCGACTGGTATGGATACAGCACGCGGCGCATCAGGGAGAATCCGCGTATCGCCGGTTACGTGATACGCGCGCGCTGTTTGGCCTGTTTGGCGGTAGCTGACATCACGCGCGCGGCCCTTTGGGAAGCGAGTCTGTCGAGGGCCGCGTCGTTCCCCCTGCGTGAACCGCAGCGGACGTTCAACGTATTGAAATCAGAATGTCAGCCATGCGTTAATCCACTCCGCCAGCAGTAA
- a CDS encoding methyl-accepting chemotaxis protein → MIKNLTIRGGLTLVIGLFIAFLLAVIGVAYGALKLTNDSLREAQHGAASLASLKTSSEKLLQVRLELASYETRFSAGKATDAMLEHAHRTLTTSTDEFRRYAGGPFADADEARLAGTVAQARAALVEKALEPEYKAMQDYDFNTFRTIQGETADQYYGVYATAIDALEQWHAARQKREADEAVQRFRVSLAVFGAIGVIGIAIGLIARAGLAASVVKPVDQAIRHFERIAAGDLTVGVEVHSRNEMGRLLGALVRMRDGLVQTVSRVRGGTEQIARGANEIAAGNADLSGRTSQQAAALQQTAASLEQLSAAVRNNAASAKEANGLAQGALDTVSRGTESVVRVAETMSDISTSSRKVADITGIIEGIAFQTNILALNAAVEAARAGEEGRGFAVVASEVRSLAQRSGTAAKEIKALIEESGASVEQGTKLVDDARHTMEQARGAVDRVSGIMREIEAATHEQSDGIEQLNRAVAQIDEVTQRNAALVEESASAAQALQMQADGLREAVSAFRTEAGADGYYGEADDGRRVGDVVAADGGAGNVRAVMA, encoded by the coding sequence ATGATCAAGAACCTCACCATTCGCGGTGGTCTCACGCTCGTCATCGGTCTTTTCATTGCGTTCCTGCTGGCCGTGATCGGCGTGGCCTATGGCGCGCTGAAGCTGACCAACGATAGCTTGCGCGAAGCGCAGCACGGCGCGGCGTCGCTGGCGTCGCTGAAGACGAGTTCGGAGAAGCTGTTGCAGGTGCGTCTCGAACTCGCGAGTTATGAGACGCGCTTCAGCGCCGGCAAGGCGACGGATGCGATGCTCGAACACGCGCACCGCACGCTGACGACGTCCACCGACGAATTCCGCCGCTACGCCGGCGGCCCGTTCGCGGATGCGGACGAGGCGCGGCTTGCGGGGACCGTCGCGCAGGCGCGCGCGGCGCTGGTCGAGAAGGCGCTGGAGCCCGAGTACAAGGCGATGCAGGACTACGACTTCAACACGTTCCGCACGATCCAGGGCGAGACCGCGGACCAGTATTACGGCGTGTACGCGACCGCAATCGACGCGCTCGAACAGTGGCACGCCGCGCGGCAGAAGCGCGAGGCGGACGAGGCGGTGCAGCGTTTTCGCGTGTCGCTGGCCGTGTTCGGCGCGATCGGCGTGATCGGCATCGCGATCGGGCTCATCGCGCGCGCAGGGCTCGCCGCGTCGGTCGTGAAGCCGGTCGATCAGGCGATCCGCCATTTCGAGCGGATCGCGGCCGGCGACCTGACCGTCGGCGTGGAAGTGCACTCGCGCAACGAAATGGGCCGGCTGCTCGGCGCGCTGGTGCGGATGCGCGACGGCCTCGTGCAGACCGTGTCGCGCGTGCGCGGCGGCACCGAACAGATCGCGCGCGGCGCGAACGAGATCGCCGCCGGCAACGCGGACCTGTCGGGCCGCACGTCGCAGCAGGCGGCCGCGTTGCAGCAGACGGCCGCGAGCCTCGAACAGTTGTCGGCGGCGGTGCGCAACAACGCGGCGAGCGCGAAGGAGGCGAACGGGCTCGCGCAGGGCGCGCTCGACACCGTGTCGCGCGGCACCGAGTCGGTGGTCCGCGTCGCGGAGACGATGAGCGACATCTCGACGTCGTCGCGCAAGGTGGCGGACATCACCGGGATCATCGAGGGGATCGCGTTCCAGACCAACATCCTCGCGTTGAACGCGGCGGTCGAAGCCGCGCGCGCGGGCGAGGAGGGACGCGGCTTCGCGGTGGTCGCGTCCGAGGTGCGCAGCCTCGCGCAGCGTTCGGGCACGGCGGCGAAGGAGATCAAGGCGCTGATCGAGGAGTCGGGCGCGTCGGTCGAGCAGGGCACGAAGCTCGTCGACGACGCGCGCCACACGATGGAACAGGCGCGCGGCGCGGTGGATCGCGTGAGCGGGATCATGCGCGAGATCGAGGCGGCGACGCACGAGCAGAGCGACGGAATCGAGCAGCTGAATCGCGCGGTGGCGCAGATCGACGAGGTGACGCAGCGGAATGCGGCGCTGGTCGAGGAGTCGGCGTCCGCGGCGCAGGCGTTGCAGATGCAGGCGGATGGACTGCGGGAGGCGGTGTCGGCGTTCAGGACGGAAGCGGGTGCCGACGGGTATTACGGCGAGGCGGATGACGGGCGGCGGGTCGGGGATGTGGTTGCGGCGGATGGTGGGGCCGGGAATGTGCGGGCGGTGATGGCGTAG
- a CDS encoding sugar ABC transporter ATP-binding protein, whose protein sequence is MKREPGSVLHPGSGALKPPPLLRMSGIVKSFPGVKALRGVSLELHAGHVMAIVGENGAGKSSLIKTLSGAYEPDEGTIEIDGRPLARGTQAAIDAGVAVIYQELSLVNDMTVAENLFLGRMPARHGLVRQRDANAMARDALAQVGLDHVAPWTRLGDLPLNVRQLVEVAKALARDARILVMDEPTAALQHDDIANLYAVVRRLRAAGMGIIFISHHLDEVFELADSAVVMRDGATVGARPMADWTEADLVQAMVARNLDSFYPWEPRPYGDVVLEAKHLASAPVLRDASFAVRAGEIVGIGGIAGAGRTELLKTICGALPATGGELFVRGRRTAIRSPAHGVRHGIVYTAEDRKLEGLVLDASIEENVALSSLRALSKAGFVRAARKRRLAHDASERFSVRAASVTQTTGSLSGGNQQKVILGRATATQPSVILLDEPTRGIDVGAKTEIYAHVVAMARAGAAVLMVSSELPELLGMSDRVLVMYRGSIVAEVPRERADSETIVQWATTGVGA, encoded by the coding sequence ATGAAACGCGAACCAGGTTCAGTGCTGCATCCGGGCAGCGGGGCGCTCAAGCCGCCGCCGCTGCTGCGGATGAGCGGCATCGTGAAGAGTTTTCCCGGCGTGAAGGCATTGCGCGGCGTGAGCCTCGAACTGCACGCCGGCCACGTGATGGCGATCGTCGGCGAGAACGGCGCGGGCAAGTCGTCGCTGATCAAGACGCTGTCCGGCGCATACGAGCCGGACGAAGGGACGATCGAGATCGACGGCCGGCCGCTCGCGCGCGGCACCCAGGCGGCGATCGACGCCGGCGTCGCGGTGATCTACCAGGAGCTTTCGCTCGTCAACGACATGACGGTCGCGGAGAACCTGTTCCTTGGCCGCATGCCCGCGCGCCATGGCCTCGTGCGGCAGCGCGACGCGAACGCGATGGCGCGCGACGCGCTCGCGCAGGTCGGCCTCGACCACGTCGCGCCGTGGACCCGGTTGGGCGACCTGCCGCTGAACGTGCGGCAACTGGTCGAGGTCGCGAAGGCGCTCGCGCGCGACGCGCGCATCCTCGTGATGGACGAGCCGACCGCCGCGCTCCAGCACGACGACATCGCGAACCTGTACGCGGTCGTGCGAAGGCTGCGCGCGGCGGGGATGGGGATCATCTTCATCTCGCACCATCTCGATGAGGTGTTCGAACTCGCGGACTCGGCGGTCGTGATGCGCGACGGCGCGACGGTCGGCGCGCGGCCGATGGCCGACTGGACCGAGGCCGATCTGGTGCAGGCGATGGTCGCGCGCAACCTCGATTCGTTTTATCCGTGGGAGCCGCGTCCGTATGGCGACGTGGTGCTCGAAGCGAAGCACCTCGCGAGCGCGCCGGTGTTGCGCGACGCGAGTTTCGCGGTGCGCGCGGGCGAGATCGTCGGGATCGGCGGCATCGCGGGCGCGGGCCGCACCGAACTGCTGAAGACGATCTGCGGCGCGCTGCCGGCGACCGGCGGCGAACTGTTCGTGCGCGGCCGCCGGACCGCGATCCGCTCGCCCGCGCACGGCGTGCGGCACGGCATCGTGTACACCGCCGAGGATCGCAAGCTCGAAGGGCTGGTGCTCGATGCGAGCATCGAGGAGAACGTCGCGCTGTCGAGCCTGCGCGCGCTGTCGAAGGCCGGTTTCGTGCGCGCCGCGCGAAAGCGCCGGCTCGCGCACGACGCGAGCGAACGGTTCTCGGTGCGCGCGGCGTCGGTCACGCAGACGACCGGCAGCCTGTCCGGCGGCAACCAGCAGAAGGTGATCCTCGGCCGCGCGACCGCGACGCAGCCGTCGGTGATCCTGCTCGACGAGCCGACGCGCGGCATCGACGTCGGCGCGAAAACCGAGATCTACGCGCACGTCGTCGCGATGGCGCGCGCGGGCGCGGCGGTGCTGATGGTCAGCTCGGAGCTGCCGGAGCTGCTCGGCATGTCGGACCGCGTGCTCGTGATGTATCGCGGCAGCATCGTGGCCGAGGTGCCGCGCGAACGCGCCGACTCGGAGACGATCGTTCAATGGGCCACTACCGGAGTCGGAGCATGA
- a CDS encoding YeeE/YedE family protein, whose protein sequence is MSDLSTPLGRAPRRLVNLNPKPLGIALLLVVLGTVWLAQTVSATQAALYVVGVLLGLMLYHAAFGFTSAWRVFIADGRGAGLRAQMVMLAIGVLLFFPALSAGSLFGHPVTGLVSPAGTSVIVGAFLFGIGMQLGGGCASGTLYTVGGGSTRMIVTLAAFIVGSVIATAHMPFWTALPSLKPLSLVTALGVGPAIALNLAVFAAIAALTVLIEKRRHGRLVNETERAPHASPWLHGPWPLVAGAVALAILNFATLALSGRPWGVTSAFALWGAKAFAAFGVDVANWKYWTAGPNAAALAAPVSHDVTTVMDIGIVLGAMAAASLAGRYAPVWRVPLRSLIAAIVGGLLLGYGARLAYGCNIGAYFSGIVSGSLHGWLWVVAAFFGNVIGTKLRPAFGLAVERVKQTGC, encoded by the coding sequence ATGTCCGATCTGTCCACGCCGCTCGGCCGCGCGCCGCGCCGCCTCGTCAACCTCAATCCGAAACCGCTCGGCATCGCGCTGCTGCTCGTCGTGCTCGGCACGGTCTGGCTCGCGCAGACGGTCAGCGCGACGCAGGCCGCGCTGTACGTCGTCGGCGTGCTGCTCGGGCTCATGCTGTATCACGCGGCGTTCGGCTTCACGTCCGCGTGGCGCGTGTTCATCGCGGACGGCCGCGGCGCCGGCCTGCGCGCGCAGATGGTGATGCTCGCGATCGGCGTGCTGCTGTTCTTCCCGGCGCTCTCGGCCGGTTCGTTGTTCGGGCATCCGGTGACGGGCCTCGTGTCGCCGGCCGGCACGTCGGTGATCGTCGGCGCGTTCCTGTTCGGGATCGGCATGCAACTGGGCGGCGGCTGCGCGTCCGGCACGCTGTACACGGTCGGCGGCGGCAGCACGCGGATGATCGTCACGCTCGCCGCGTTCATCGTCGGCTCGGTGATCGCGACCGCGCACATGCCGTTCTGGACCGCGCTGCCGTCGCTGAAGCCGCTGTCGCTCGTGACGGCGCTCGGCGTCGGCCCGGCAATCGCGCTGAACCTCGCCGTGTTCGCGGCGATCGCCGCGCTGACCGTGCTGATCGAGAAGCGCCGTCACGGCCGCCTCGTGAACGAGACGGAGCGTGCGCCGCACGCGTCGCCGTGGCTGCACGGGCCGTGGCCGCTCGTCGCCGGCGCGGTCGCGCTCGCGATCCTCAACTTCGCGACGCTCGCGCTGTCCGGCCGTCCGTGGGGCGTGACGTCCGCGTTCGCGCTGTGGGGCGCGAAGGCGTTCGCCGCGTTCGGCGTCGACGTCGCGAACTGGAAATACTGGACGGCCGGCCCCAACGCGGCCGCACTCGCCGCGCCGGTCAGCCACGACGTGACGACGGTGATGGACATCGGCATCGTGCTCGGCGCGATGGCCGCCGCGTCGCTCGCGGGCCGCTACGCGCCGGTGTGGCGCGTGCCGCTGCGCTCGCTGATCGCGGCGATCGTCGGCGGGCTGCTGCTCGGCTACGGCGCGCGCCTCGCTTACGGCTGCAACATCGGCGCGTACTTCAGCGGGATCGTGTCGGGCAGCCTGCACGGCTGGCTGTGGGTCGTCGCCGCGTTCTTCGGCAACGTGATCGGCACGAAGCTGCGGCCCGCGTTCGGCCTCGCGGTGGAACGCGTGAAGCAGACGGGCTGCTGA